The DNA segment AACCATGCAAGTTCTCCGTACTCCAATTAGAGAAGTAGTTTATTCGCTATCTAATGATGGGAATGATGCTTAGTTTACGTATCCATATACATCGGATCCTTGCATGAAAAGGCAATGGGCACTCACATGCATGGCGATCACGTACTCACATGGCCCCACATGATTAGTATCTGCATGCTTCCATTGCAAgtcccatacatatatactccctccgtcccataatataagggattttgagtttttatttggactcgtcttattaaaaaagttttggaattattatttatttttgtaacttactttattatccaaagtactttaagcacaacttttcgttttttatatttgcacaaattttttaataagacgagtggtcaaacagtgcaagcaaaaactcaaaatcccttatattatgggacggagggagtatatatcctCTTCTTCCAATCTTGAACATACTCATCTCATCTCACATACTTAATTCAGTATAGTAATGCCACACCACTTCCTTTATGTATGTACGAAATTGTCCTGCCAGTGGTAAGGTCAGAAATTATCCAAAAGTAAGGCTAAAATAGGGCTTAACTAATGAGTTGTTCGTTTTTTTCTCCCAAAATTTATATGGTGATTTAAGAGGATTTAACCATAATTTTGAAGGTAAGTTTAGGGCTGAAGTCCTAATTGGCCTACTTTCGTCTAAATCTCCGACCTCTGTCAACATACATAATTGGTTATGTTTGTTCCAACTCGCCAAATATCATTTCTAATGATGTTGATATCGAAATGTGAATGGCAGCACTAATGCAAATTGAGAATATGTGGGCTGTAGGCATGGCTGTCCACAATAGTACAGTTAATTTCCTTGGAGAGGACAAAAGTGATGGATGCAATGTTGCAAACCAAAAGTACAGGGAGAGGTTAACTAATCAAAGATTAGGAGTAAAATAAACAAGAAGTTAGAGAAAGcaaagggagaggagaaggattAAGCCCTTCCAACCCAACACTTCCCATGTGGCATCACCAGCTTTTGTAGCTGCCAACCACCCTTGGATCCGGTGGGGCTGGAGCCCAGATCTGGTcttcctttcccctcctcttccaCTGCAAGCCAGTGGCATTTGGCCGTAAATTCCACCATAATTGGAGGGTACTGTCCTTTTCACCGCCCCTACATGTATGTTATAACATGGTGATCTGGTCTTACTCATGAAGTCATAACCACCATTTTTAGCGGATGAGAAGCATCCTATTCTTGCATGCCATTGCCATGCATATTTTCATTGCTATGATGAGATATCTTAGATTTGTTAGCTGTAAATTTGTGGTAATTGTCCAAGCTGTAAAATTGATGGAATTTTATTagttacttggttttcttttctcgGATGGATAAGCGAGGATAGAACTAACGAAAATTGCCCGCGCACATATTAAGTAAATTTCATGAGTTTGAAGTACACTTCGCGCCAACAcacattaatatttatatagatagCAAGACTCTATTATAGTCATGTTGTGATTATATTGATCTTTCTATTCATTCGACGATACATACCCGCCAACTCATCAACCCCACTGAGATAGTCGTCTCCACAAAtccgcctcccccctcccccacccgcacccaaaaaacaataatagtttgaagaaaaacattgttagaaaAAAGACAAGCCTGCACCTAGCTACCTTTTCACTGTTGTTgatcactaaaaaaataaattaaagtgCATTAACCATTTTTTCCACGAGAAATATTATGCAGAGGTCCACCTCGGCTGGCAATACAATGCCTAATTGGctactactctctctgttccatATTATAATTCTTTTGTTAGTTAAATTTCTTCGGCTCTAAATGagtttatagagaaaaaaaatacaccaacATCTAAATCCACCTAAAAAACACAATAAACACATATTTTATGTTGACTCTATTTTAATATATTACAGATGGTATATTTTCCCATAGACTCGATCTTATTAGAAATTTGAGTCATACCGAAACTAAAATGACCGATTTGTCAGGGCATAGCAGACCAgggaaggtggtggtggcggcctcAGCTCAGTCCTCACTGCAACTGTTTACAGCTTCATCAGTGTGCAGGCctgagctgaaaaaaaaaaactgcagaaCTAGAATGGCAGAGAAaaggcccctcccctccctgtTGTTGTTTGTTTCCTTCTTGTTCTCTAGCTTCCTCCTTTTGCCCTCTTCTACCCCATCTGCTGCTTGCTGCtgtaacaacaacaacaacaacaagaagagacTCTGCTGCTCCTTCTTCTGCATGATCAGCTGCatttgcatccatccatccatcataaTGCTCTCTTCTACCTTCCAAGCCTCAACTTTACAGCATATGGCTTTATTGTACTGTATCATCTCCCTTTTCAACTCAGCCTCTCTGTCCTCTTCCCTTGCTgccatgcatacatgcatggttTCTCTCTGTATACTCCTGTATATttatctcttttctctctctctctctctctctgattaTTGTTAGGCTCACTACAATTGCACCCTGGGCACAGTGTGATGGTAAGGAATTGGAGAAGTGATTTGTACACAATGTAATGGTCAATTGATCATGGCATGGAAAGAAGgcaatactatatatattggGGTAAAAAAAAGATCATCTAGAATCACATTAAAAAAATCCCAAATCGACATGGTTGTGTTGTGGTTTGAAGTTTGCCATTTCCATGATCCACAAACGAAGTCGAACTtggacatgatttttttttttttagaaaaaagaaaaggttgcaCATCATCATCTCATCAACATATTAGATTTTATTGTGTGATTTTAGATGACCTTTTTTATCACGGTTTACATGAGTGTTCACCTAAGTTGCATTAGTAATTTAAGTTAGGCCCATGTATATATTTTgctaaaataaatacattttcaGAAAACATACAATATATGAACTTGTGCAATGCATATATGGATGTAGTACATATATATCCTGCCCAAAACTTGAAAAATTACCTCCAAATCTCCAataatcatgtaaaattcaCCTCGAGTAAGAATGCATTACTGTCTGTGTCCTATTATAACAATTTGTCATTGTAAACCCCAGAAGTTACCATTACACCCTCATAActaattccttttcttttcttttcagttcttcttcttttttttttacttttacccttctttctctctcctccattgAAGAGGCCGCTATTTAACGCCTTCGCGCTACCGCCCCGACcttactcctctctctctctctctctctctcttcttcttcttcttctacccaCTTCTTGCACGCGTGCAAGAACGAGAATTCGATCCCACTCCGACCAATTTCTCGCGCGAATTCGCCGCCAATTCGAGCAGGCAGCAATGGAGTCCCCCGCCGACGATGCCCTCCCGGCGCTGCCGCCGATCAGGACCGCTTTGTcgaccccgtcgccgccgccgacgaccgtggaggtggaggtctCAGCTTCGCCTTCACCGCcgaaggaggaggtggtggcggaggcggatgcggaggaggaagagccgtcgacgccgacgtcggAGGAGAGCAGGCTGAGGCCGCCGGCGGTgtgcccgccggcgccgcgaaagccgctgccgccgcggcggctggcggcggcggcggcggggaagaggaAGTCGTCGCCGGTGGTGTTCGTCGACGTCCCGCGAgacctcgccgccgtgttcCGGTCGCTGCCGCCGAAGAAGCGGATCCGGGCGTGGTGATGCCGCCGCGATCTGGCCAGTATAATTTCCCATGGCCGCCCGGCTTCTTGGTTTGGTTGATTTCTTGGAGAATTCCTCGAGTTCTTCcccttcttatttttttctccttttcttttattcttaATTTATTTACTGGTGTCCACGGCCATCGTATAAATTATAGTTCTTCGTATAAATAAGGTGTTATTTTTATGTGTgttttttatcttattttttatgCCTTTGTGTGAAGGAGAATTTGTAGTTGTAGAATTGAGGAGGCTGTTACTGGATGGAAGTGAAAAGCCAAATAATGGTTGTaagaaaaattcagagaaatCTTGGTAATTATGATAGCTACCAAAACCATTTATTATCATCTTCAGTTCTTCTGTGCTCATGGCCTCTTCGCATGATCTTGTAGATTTTTACGTATTTAAAAATGATCAGGGCAATTTAGGCCGGATCCTTGTCCTAATTGTCCTTAAGAATTTTTGTAAGAAAATTGTTCTTAATGGCTTGGTGAGTCTAACTAGCTCGTGCATGAACACCGTGAAATTAACATGGACAATTTTGGTAGATCTAGCAGCATTCTTACAATTCAGGTAACCCCATAATTGTTAATTCTGGCATATGAAATCCTAAcaagtttgaaattttttccGTACGTGATTTACTAATTAAACTATATCAACTCTGGGCTGGACTGGACACCTGTCTGTTAATCCACAATTATTCAAAGAAAATAGCTCTGATCGTGAGTGTAATTTTGGCCGTGCTGCCCCAGTGTTGGGGAGAGAACAGACAGGGAGAATCTTCTGTTGATCAGGACATGACATGGTTTTAACCTCCTTTTTACCATATTAACTTTTCAGGATTTTAATACCTTGGGTCCAAATTTTAACTGTTCATTTGTTCATGTTCATCCATACAAACTACTTAAAAGAATTGTCACTCCTCCAGGTTTTATCTATACAACGAAACGTCGTATCATGACgaaaaaaccgggcaaaaatccAAGTTTGCAGTTACAAGAACATGCAGTTCATGGATCATGGCAGGGTTAGGCTCCATGTATTGCTTTCTCAGGGCCTTTTGTCTTCTGTTACATTGGTCAGTCCACATCTTCTGGTTTACAAGTCACAAACAGTGCCATACATACACATTGCCTGTCAGTCTACAGTTAACACCATCAAAGTGCAGtcctttctttttctgatgAAACACTGTGCTCCTGCATTATGGCACTCTTCAGACTGAAGCTAATTAAGCAGATGTTTCTCACCAACTTGTTTAACTAAAATccaaatttgaaacagttttACAGACCATTTTAGTCACACTTGGGCAAAACTTGCCAAATGACTGACAGGTGGTAGCTACTTGGAATTCCATAGCATCAAAAGCTCGTGCAGTTATTTTCAGGATTCAGTTCAGCAAACATGGCCTTGTCTCTGAAAGAGCAGAAAGAGAAGGGCCTTGATCAAGACAGAGATAGGTAGAGAGACAGAGTGAATGAGAGAGAATGAATACCTGAAAATCTCACCTCGCATAGGTCACATGGGTTGTTAAGGTCTATGCCGTTGCCTCAGGAACAGGTCAGCAATATGCCGCTTTATCCTAGGAGAGAAAGAGGTGATGCGATGCGAGAGTTGAGGATTCTGAAGACGTGTTCTGTTACGTCGATCTGTCTGCAACTTCAGTTTCCTCACTTATTTTTGTCTTgcaattttacggttcttgaggagttaccatgaggtaccactttttctattataaaattGGGGTCACGCGATGGGCTCGTGATCTTTCGCTTATTTCCGATCCTACCCCATTGCGATGGATGGACCGATTTACTTCAGTACCGGGAGGTACTGGTACCCCTCAGTAcctaggtaccatgaggtaccaaattttatactaaatttttgatACCTCATGATACATTTtcaaggaccgtagaattgctcatTTTTGTCTGGTTGGTTCATCTATATAAGCCGTAGAAAAATAAACGAAGCAACGgaaataatttataggtaaaacttttatatctttattattcgcCGTTTAAAAGCTAATCTTGAAAAATGAAtccctcaaaatcaactctaaaatggTATGTAAAACTTTGGCTGCAGCTGATAAGACAACAATGGTAGTAGTTATTACTGATTACTGAACTTTCTTTCTCATTCTTCAGTCTCAAACTTTTTCACCTGAATGCAGTAGTAGAATCTAACATGCCAATCTATGTTCTTAATCTACACTGCACAACCTATACTATATATGTGATAAAAGAATTATAATGTTTATTAATATGCTGTGTGATATGATATCTGAACATCGCCAGGGACAGAATTCTGGGACGCATACTTGGATTTCAGAATGAATGATGCAAAGGGACTAAGATGaaatggcagcagcagcagtgaaGTCAAAGGGCCAGAGAACGTACACCTGCAAGTGAGTAATTTAACCTCGGATTCTCTCTGGGCTTGTGGTAAATGTTTCTTAATGAATTCCTCCACAAGAATGGAAACGTTGCAGGAGTAAATTCTTTCCCCCAACGGCTGGCTATATATATACCCACATTTCTTCAGGTAATAAAAGCCAGCTGGGTACTTACTGCATGGAGAGGTAAATATCAGAAGATACAGCTGCAAAGGACATTTCACTCCATTTTTCTACACCCATTTACTTGCATTTACTGTGCCATTGTCATGCCAATTATCTGTAagggtttttattttcttttcgtgCTGTGTCAGGTGCAGCAAGGCTGTAGTGTATggaatcctttttttttgtagtgTAGGATGGAGAAAGAAAATTATGTATATCGTTCTTGGACAATCTTCAGAACTAACTTCAACATTATTTATTTCAAATGGGTTTAGTGACATAAGTTGATTTTGTCCATATGTAGTGAGTGTGTGTCTGTGtatagccatttttgtcaaaatcaatCAAATTTGGACCCAATATGCGCCAAGTATATATGTGCAGCCTGTCAATAGCTGTGTGCCCAAGTAGTTTATAATTGTCCCCTTTATATATTAGAAAACTCTTCCTAAATAGGAGTAATTATGGACAAAAACAGCCAATGGTGATACTGCAAGTTTATATTTGCCAAATTTACTAAAATTCTAAATATCATGGACAAAAAAGTGAATGGCAATAGTGGTAGTATTAGTGCACCTTTTGGTGGTATATAAACCGAATTCTGGAGAATTTGTTGGTAGTTTTAATTTAGATATGCATTTGCACCCCCTTGTTAAGAGAGTGTTGGAAGAAGAGGCACAAGTTAGATCATTGAGAAGCTATGAGGCTTTGCCTTCGGGCCTGCTTTGTACAGCTATAGGAGCACTAGAAAGCAAGCAATTGCAACAGTAACTCCACATGATTCCACCCAATAAACATTGTGTTAATTAGAAGCTACTGCTTTAGATCTAGATGTGTGGCCACTTTACTCAACCAAACTAACACcagccctctctctctctctctatagtACTACTAGCTGCTTTTAGCTTCTGCAaccaccttctccttcctgGATAAACCAATAGTTGGCCAAGGTATATCTTTCTCCCTAAAGACACTGGCTGTGTATATCCGCGTATGAATGTAGATGTCGGATTTCTATCCATtatttaagaaataaaaaacactCACAATTTGCTCGTTATTGTAGGGAGATCATTTTCTTGAAACCAAAATTGTATGGCACAAAGTATAGCACATCCATGCAAACAAAAACTTCCAAAGTTTTTTGAacaataatatttaattatcaGGTGGGTGGTTTGGTTTATTAAGGTGAAATTTCTATGATTGTCTATATATCATTGAGAGTGACAGAATAATATGTTATACTAGAGGATTTGAATTTCGAATCCCTTATCTGCGTTCTTTCCCATttcaaaactaaaataaataaataaatcaaaacTCCCAAGTTCTGTACTTTGTGCCTGTCTGTTAATCGATGCATCCATCTACTGCAAAATGAATAGCAGCAGAGCTCCAAATGGCAGTAGCAGCTGCAACCatgtccttttatttttcttttaggcAGCAGTAAAAATGGACATGAGCAAGATCCAGCAGCACTGGTGattttgtgagagagagaaggtgcagtAGCAGATGTAGAAGGGGACAAGGAAGAAGGTCCTTTCGTGAGAGTGAGTTTGCTGCAGTTCTTTCCAGGAGACCAGGATCCATTTGGTAGCCAAGCCTTCCATTTTCTTCAGAACTTGAGAAGATTCAGCAAAGATGTCTGTCTATCTGAGTTCATGATATGAACTCTCAATAAGGAGTTAAGGACAGGTTGCAGTGGAGCTGAAACAACCGATGTTTAGTAATCTCAATTTTTCCCTAATCTCAAAAGGAAACAGGACAGTACATATTGTTCCTGCAAAGTTCATAATGAGAAATTGAGAACAGGCATCGGACATTCAGACATGGTATGATAAGAATCGGTAACAGGTTGACAGGTTGTTAGACCAGTAAGATTAAAAGAATTGAGGatcaaatcatcatcatcatgatgGACCGGCGTTTGATTTGTTTTATGTAAGAGATGAGTATTAGCAAGGAATGATCACAACCCTGAACCTTGATGCTCAAGCGACTGATCCTTTAGGCTTTTGACCAATGGCCGCCGGTGAGCCTCTTTTGGCCACAAGGAGAATTTAAGACAGTTATCTTGGGATACCAATTGTCCATtccatgcatatgcattatCTAACAAGATCCTCAGTTCCcatatactacctctattttctaaatatatgaCCCTGTTAGCTTTTAGATATGTTATTTGaccttttcttttattaagGAAAACTACGcatgtattatttattttattgtgatttgttttatcacTAAATATACTTTAaacatgacttatattttaCCCACCTAATTCAACTAAATAAAGTAGATTCAATTTTGAAATTTCGTTCCATTGAATTAGATGGGCCAAGAAGTACTCAACGGTCAGTCTGTACTCAACCATTTTATATTAGCTGCAGCCaaaatttaatttgtaaaacttAATTTCATTGTtgattttagctttttttttcttcttctgcctTAGCTTTTAAACCAATTgatataaaatttacatataaagTACTTTTAGTTGATTTGTTGATTAGTAGTTAATTATCAGCCTCCTCCAAGAAAAACAAAGCAGAGGCGGTACGGATGGAGTGAGGCGCAGCGGTCGCACGTACGGCCCGTAGCtgacggtggtggaggagaaAATTGGTTTGGTGCGAGGCGAAGCGGACGGACgcacggacggccgagatccgCCGCAGCGTCGCCTTAAGGGACAATCCGGCCGTCCGTCCGTACGTGCAGGGACATCTGATCTGGGTGGTGGATGGGCAGCTACAGGACAAAATTAAGGCCGGTGTCGCTGGTATACACGTAGTACAGTAAAGAGCTGGCTGATTACGGTAAGGCATACGCGTAAGGGACCCTTTGAATCCATAGGACCGAAAAAACGTAAGATTTTAATAAGGTTGTAACTATAAataaagaattacaaaacaaaggaatgatcgtttgattgaaACACAGAAATTAGAtaagagataaagactcaaagaaaagttaaacctcatgttagattttttttccaaaacttACAtggtattagttattttatatgaatttcataggattcaattTTATCTATTCATTTGACTCAAAGGATCATCTAGGAAAAAATCCATAAGAATAAAATCCTCCAAAAATCATCTAactttcctatgaatcaaaaggGACCTAAGAGTATTAAAGCTGAAACAGttagaacaaattaattaagcaaagcTTAAGGACCGTTAGAATCACTGGAatgagaaaaaacaaagaaatatgAAAACACATGATTCTAATAGGAATGGAAGCGTAAAATGGAGGATtgtaaaacacaggaatgaccatTTAATTAGCCCTAGGAAAAATACatgaatcggatgagagagagagagattcaaaggaatttttcAAGAGCTCTgagctcttgctaagtttcctccaaaatctctataggattatccTTCCATAGGAATTATTTCAATAGGATTGAAaacctctaaaattcctatgttttttcttcagGGGCCCTAATATTCCATCCATCTAAAAATGTAaggcatattttattttctgattTTTATAAAAGTCTAAAGTACATTTGTAGTcactatgtgctaaattaaattgtttgaCCGGAACCAAAGAAGTCATCTTAGTACTCATtagttacatgcatgcatttgcatAGTTGTTTGGTTTTATCACATGACGGATGAATTAATTACTTTTTAGTATTgctgataaaataaatatggcTTAAACTTTTAGATGGAGGGAATAGTACATTGAGATTAGGCAACATTCGAGTGAGCAAAGAGAGGGTGCATATGTCTCCCAAACTACTAACGgtatatttttaacaaaattttaaagttgattaaaaatcatattaatttatttttaaaatttaaaataattaataatcaattaattatgcTCTAATGATTTATCTCTTTTGCGTCTCAGTCTTCTCTAATCCTCTTCTCTCAAACACAACCATAATTAGTTATGGCAGCACTAAGAGCTTTGGTCCATATAATAATTCTTGGTATGCCGCATCACATGAGAGATTATCACTTTGGAACTGGCTTTATTTGCCTGGGCTTTGTTGTAGCGATGATGCTACCACTTTGGAGCTGTGTGGTTGGGCCACATTCAGCCGTGTCTGTTTGTTCGAGGTGGGCCCTAATCGGATACCGGGGAACCCGTTACCGGCCCAACTTATGAGCCGTGCTCGAAAGGCCACCATCTGCCGATCTGCGGCAGGAATACCATTGATTGAATTCTGTTTTATTGATTGAAATTTGAAGAGATTCTGCAAAACAGGGGAATTAGAGGGTTTGAAATTCGAAAATTGACGAGAAACAATCGTCTGCCAAGAGCAGTCCGGGTCACTGCTCAAGTGCTCATCCGACTTTTGCATCGGAGCTTTGGATGTTCAGCTCCGGTCAGCTTGCGGATTGGGCGTTCCAGAATTTTGGCTTCCCAGTTCAAGTGTAAAGCTAGCGTGAGAATATTCAGAGATGTTCGTATTAGTACTGTATATAGATACCGTTTCACCTAGTTCTTTTACTAGCTACTACTATAAAAGATTTCCCTGTTTCGCCAGTCAGATTGAGATCCCCAATAGTGAAACTCCAATAGCTCGACCTCGCGGTTTAACATGCGTTAAGCTTGAGAAAAGAGAGTAGAGGTTTGCGGTCTAACATGCTGCGCGGATCTGGACTGAATGAATTAAGCTTGAGAAAAGAAAGTAGAGCTAACTGTATCCCAAATATTTATACACAAATATTTGTAGTGCTAATTACTGCACAATCACTAGTATTCTATAACTagtacacacaaattaaatccTGTTGGTGCATCATCATGGATCCTTCCAATGGAACAGGGGATGTGCTCAAACTGAAATAGTTCTAAGGGCAGAAATTaatactagacactactcttccaatgcaaacactactatttcatacttaaatttaatgctacttatctcacataatgttttaatactacttatctcacataatgtcttggatgttgtgtagaaaccatgtctcatacAAGACATACTCATTTATGTCCATACTAATCATTGGGTTGATAATGCCCTAAGTATCCATGTTTATCAGTTTATGTTGT comes from the Oryza glaberrima chromosome 9, OglaRS2, whole genome shotgun sequence genome and includes:
- the LOC127785050 gene encoding protein app1-like, which produces MESPADDALPALPPIRTALSTPSPPPTTVEVEVSASPSPPKEEVVAEADAEEEEPSTPTSEESRLRPPAVCPPAPRKPLPPRRLAAAAAGKRKSSPVVFVDVPRDLAAVFRSLPPKKRIRAW